From a single Endozoicomonas euniceicola genomic region:
- a CDS encoding lactonase family protein, translating to MASNREHNTIALYKIQAATGGQNPIAPMAVNAPNQDGREKSSARTNE from the coding sequence ATGGCATCAAACCGTGAGCATAATACTATCGCCCTTTACAAAATTCAGGCTGCGACTGGTGGCCAGAACCCGATTGCACCCATGGCTGTCAATGCACCCAATCAGGACGGCAGGGAAAAATCCAGCGCCAGAACAAACGAATAA
- a CDS encoding PilZ domain-containing protein, producing the protein MNRGKAGMSGILSLTIKDSSSLYASYMPYISGGGLFIPTSRSYQLGDEVFIRLTLMDESEKIPVSGKVIWVTPIGAQGGREAGIGVQFTDPTDAVRSKIETYLTGSLQSDRPNSTM; encoded by the coding sequence ATGAATCGTGGAAAAGCTGGAATGTCAGGTATTTTATCCCTGACCATTAAGGATTCTTCCTCGCTCTATGCCTCCTATATGCCGTATATCTCAGGAGGTGGTCTGTTTATACCGACGTCCCGCTCATACCAGTTGGGTGATGAGGTGTTTATCCGGCTGACGCTGATGGATGAGTCGGAGAAAATTCCGGTTTCGGGAAAAGTCATCTGGGTGACACCCATCGGCGCTCAGGGCGGACGGGAAGCGGGGATTGGTGTTCAGTTTACCGATCCTACCGATGCTGTCCGCTCCAAAATTGAAACTTACCTGACAGGGTCGTTGCAATCTGATCGACCTAACAGCACGATGTAA
- a CDS encoding DNA polymerase III subunit delta', translating to MTDSWNPLPWQDDLWRQMITRSQRDTLAHAYLMRGMPGVGKFQFARALAAYLLCKSPTPFQHCGHCKECELLKAGTHPDITIVEPDEPGRPIRIDKIRRLNEFAHKTAQQGGRRVIIMNPAEAMNINAANALLKCLEEPGENTLFLLVSARAGDMLPTIRSRCQQLMFPCPDRVSALNWLAQYLDESISSGTLLDLVGGAPLEARRFAEQGVLDKRQDLIKGVKGLLKGEHSPVELAKEWQGDDLVLTLSWLGSWLDDAVKVSLAGSDASGLRNQDLLKMLGYIAGKSPSRQILEARDWLIKQRQSLLEGGNLNAQMLMEGVFCRYLDLVV from the coding sequence ATGACCGATAGCTGGAACCCTTTGCCCTGGCAAGATGATCTGTGGCGGCAAATGATTACCCGTAGCCAGCGTGACACGCTGGCCCATGCTTACCTGATGCGGGGAATGCCGGGTGTGGGCAAGTTCCAGTTTGCCAGGGCGCTGGCAGCTTACCTGTTATGCAAGTCACCAACACCGTTTCAGCACTGCGGTCACTGTAAAGAGTGTGAATTGCTGAAAGCAGGTACTCACCCTGATATTACGATTGTCGAGCCGGATGAGCCGGGCAGGCCGATTCGTATTGATAAAATCCGCAGGTTAAACGAGTTTGCCCATAAAACGGCGCAGCAGGGGGGGCGGAGAGTGATCATCATGAATCCGGCTGAAGCTATGAATATTAATGCTGCCAATGCTCTGCTGAAGTGCCTGGAGGAGCCTGGGGAAAATACTCTGTTCCTGCTGGTCAGTGCTCGTGCCGGTGATATGCTGCCCACCATTCGCAGTCGTTGTCAGCAGTTGATGTTTCCCTGCCCTGATCGCGTCTCAGCCCTGAACTGGCTGGCTCAGTATCTGGATGAAAGTATTTCGTCCGGAACCTTGCTGGATCTGGTCGGAGGGGCGCCGCTGGAGGCAAGGCGGTTTGCGGAACAGGGTGTGCTGGATAAACGACAGGATTTGATCAAAGGGGTTAAGGGTCTGTTAAAAGGCGAGCACTCCCCTGTGGAGCTGGCTAAAGAATGGCAGGGGGATGATCTGGTGCTGACCCTCAGCTGGCTGGGGAGCTGGCTGGATGATGCGGTTAAAGTGAGTCTTGCAGGCAGTGATGCCAGTGGGTTGCGTAATCAGGATTTGCTCAAAATGCTGGGTTATATTGCCGGTAAATCGCCTTCAAGACAGATACTGGAGGCTCGGGACTGGCTGATAAAACAGCGCCAATCCCTGTTGGAGGGAGGCAACCTGAATGCGCAGATGTTGATGGAAGGGGTGTTTTGCCGATATCTTGATTTAGTCGTCTGA
- the tmk gene encoding dTMP kinase: MASANTGFFLTIEGCEGAGKTTAVNVIKQWLGSRGIDFTETREPGGTPMAENLRSLLLDHGDEAVADITELLLMFAARSQNLFHNIEPALKRGQVVLCDRFTDATFAYQGGGRQLDVQQIATLETLVQGECRPDMTILLDVEPEVGLTRARNRALKQGGKLDRIEQEAMDFFNRVRNTYLERARQFPEQFEVIDAGQPLEVVKAQLISTLERRLGDR; the protein is encoded by the coding sequence ATGGCATCAGCCAACACAGGATTTTTTCTGACCATTGAAGGTTGCGAAGGTGCAGGTAAAACCACAGCGGTGAATGTGATTAAGCAGTGGCTGGGCAGTCGCGGCATTGACTTTACTGAAACCCGTGAACCGGGCGGCACGCCAATGGCTGAGAATCTGCGCAGCCTGCTGCTGGATCATGGCGATGAGGCGGTTGCAGATATTACCGAACTGCTGTTGATGTTTGCCGCCCGTTCCCAGAACCTGTTCCATAATATTGAACCGGCTCTGAAGCGTGGGCAGGTGGTGCTGTGTGACCGTTTTACCGATGCAACCTTTGCCTACCAGGGCGGTGGTCGACAGCTGGATGTGCAGCAGATTGCTACCCTTGAAACCCTGGTGCAGGGTGAGTGTCGTCCGGATATGACAATATTATTGGATGTTGAGCCGGAAGTTGGTTTGACCCGGGCTCGTAATCGTGCCTTAAAGCAGGGCGGTAAGCTGGATCGTATTGAACAGGAAGCCATGGACTTCTTTAATCGTGTGCGCAATACCTATCTGGAACGAGCCCGCCAGTTTCCGGAGCAGTTTGAGGTGATTGATGCCGGGCAACCGCTGGAAGTGGTGAAAGCTCAGTTGATTTCGACGCTGGAGCGTCGCCTGGGAGATCGTTGA
- the mltG gene encoding endolytic transglycosylase MltG, translated as MVKKLLLGIFSGFFTLVLLAGLAWVGLNWYAEQPLRENPEEVLEFTIRPGDSLIRVASRLSDAGWLEYPQVIRLLARIDDNVAGGIHAGDYLIPGSINKHELLQMFVSGDVRYYDVVLVEGSTLGEALQVLNEHEKLSQPLDGDAFQRLLAELGIEGNPEGQFYPDTYFFQAGDTVESVLRRANARMSSVLAEEWEVRSKKLPYKTPYEALIMASLIEKETGAGWERPEISGVFVRRLGKRMRLQTDPTVIYGMGDRYQGRLSRRMLREDTPYNTYTRHGLPPTPIALVGREAINAALNPKGGKALYFVARGDGTHHFSETLAEHNRAVRKYQIVERREDYRSTLEAQ; from the coding sequence ATGGTTAAGAAGTTGCTGCTGGGAATCTTCAGCGGGTTTTTTACACTGGTGTTGCTGGCGGGGCTGGCCTGGGTGGGCCTGAACTGGTACGCCGAACAGCCTTTAAGGGAGAATCCGGAGGAGGTGCTGGAGTTTACCATTCGTCCCGGTGATTCTCTGATTCGCGTTGCCAGCCGTCTGTCTGATGCTGGCTGGCTTGAGTACCCGCAGGTGATACGCCTGCTGGCACGTATCGATGATAATGTGGCCGGTGGCATTCACGCCGGAGACTACCTGATTCCCGGCAGTATCAATAAACATGAGCTGTTGCAGATGTTTGTCAGCGGCGATGTGCGTTATTACGACGTGGTACTGGTTGAAGGTTCTACGCTTGGTGAAGCGTTGCAGGTATTGAACGAACATGAAAAGTTGTCACAACCTCTGGACGGAGACGCTTTTCAGCGGTTGCTGGCAGAGCTGGGTATTGAAGGTAATCCGGAAGGACAGTTTTATCCGGATACTTACTTTTTTCAGGCCGGGGATACGGTTGAGTCGGTGCTGCGTCGGGCGAATGCTCGTATGAGCAGTGTGCTGGCCGAAGAGTGGGAAGTCAGAAGCAAGAAGCTACCTTATAAAACCCCTTATGAGGCGCTAATCATGGCGTCGCTGATTGAGAAGGAAACCGGTGCCGGATGGGAGCGTCCGGAAATTTCCGGTGTCTTTGTTCGTCGTCTGGGTAAGCGCATGCGCCTGCAGACTGATCCTACCGTGATTTATGGCATGGGTGATCGTTATCAGGGACGTTTGAGTCGTCGCATGCTGCGTGAAGATACGCCCTATAACACTTATACACGACATGGTTTGCCACCGACGCCTATTGCTCTTGTGGGGCGGGAGGCGATCAATGCCGCGCTCAATCCGAAAGGCGGTAAAGCGCTCTATTTCGTTGCCAGGGGTGACGGAACGCACCATTTTTCAGAAACACTGGCGGAACATAATCGCGCCGTGCGAAAGTATCAAATAGTCGAACGCAGAGAGGATTATCGTTCGACTCTGGAGGCACAGTAA
- the pabC gene encoding aminodeoxychorismate lyase, whose amino-acid sequence MKTDIWVDGEPVSSVPATDRGLAYGDGLFETIRIVKRRPTLAEFHWQRLAKGLNRLAITLDIEWLMEEVATFLSLQSASGGVLKVLITRGSGGRGYNPAGCSGARRILSFHALPKHPESNRNAGITLYPCSTRLGHNSLAGMKHLNRLENVLARAEWDGSEFQEGLMLDLDGLPVEGTMTNLFLVKNGTLYTPALNRCGVSGICREFILRQASGWGVPVVVQELDEQTLLNADEVFVCNSVNGVWPVARYRHISWPVGVVTATVRDRVLEVLNG is encoded by the coding sequence ATGAAAACGGATATCTGGGTGGATGGTGAGCCTGTCAGTAGTGTACCGGCGACTGACCGGGGGCTGGCTTATGGGGATGGGCTGTTCGAAACGATTCGGATTGTAAAGCGTCGCCCTACGTTGGCAGAGTTTCATTGGCAGAGACTGGCAAAAGGTTTGAATCGACTGGCTATAACGCTTGATATTGAGTGGCTGATGGAGGAAGTGGCAACTTTCCTGTCGCTGCAATCGGCATCTGGCGGGGTCTTAAAGGTGTTGATCACCCGTGGCAGTGGCGGGCGAGGTTATAATCCGGCTGGTTGTTCCGGGGCAAGACGAATTCTTTCCTTTCATGCTCTGCCGAAGCATCCGGAAAGCAATCGTAATGCCGGAATCACCCTGTATCCCTGCTCAACCCGCCTTGGACACAATAGTCTGGCTGGAATGAAGCACCTGAATCGTCTGGAAAATGTACTGGCAAGGGCCGAATGGGACGGTTCGGAGTTCCAGGAAGGGTTAATGCTGGATCTGGATGGTCTGCCGGTTGAAGGGACAATGACCAACCTGTTTCTGGTTAAAAATGGTACGCTATACACTCCGGCACTGAATCGGTGCGGGGTAAGCGGCATTTGTCGTGAATTTATTTTGCGTCAGGCATCTGGGTGGGGAGTACCGGTTGTTGTTCAGGAACTGGATGAGCAGACCCTGCTGAATGCTGATGAAGTGTTTGTCTGTAACAGTGTTAACGGTGTCTGGCCTGTTGCCCGCTACCGGCATATCAGCTGGCCGGTGGGTGTGGTCACGGCGACCGTCAGGGATCGTGTTCTGGAAGTATTGAATGGTTAA
- the fabF gene encoding beta-ketoacyl-ACP synthase II: MSHRRVVVTGLGTLCPVGIGVAHSWQSVLAGQSGIHTIEHLDAENYSVKICGTVKNFKAGDYMNPKDARKMDVFIQYGMVAGIEAIKDAGLDAEGLITGGNAHRYGVAIGSGIGGLTTIENNYNTLQKSGPRRISPFFIPAAIINMAAGWLSMTYNLQGPNFATSTACASGSHSIGLAARAIAYGDADVMVAGGTEKGSSALGMTGFAAARALSSRNNEPELASRPWDKDRDGFVLGDGAAVVVLEEYEHAVRRGATIYAELSGVGMSGDAHHMTSPPEGGRGAARAMQSALEDAGLKPEQVSYINAHGTSTPVGDIAETRAIHKVFGAHAHKLAVSSTKSMTGHLLGAAGSLEAVFAIKSLQEQLAPPTINLVNPDQECDLDYVPDTFRKIQAEHVLTNSFGFGGTNVTLAFSRLD, encoded by the coding sequence TTGTCACACAGAAGGGTCGTTGTTACTGGTCTTGGTACTTTGTGCCCAGTGGGTATAGGGGTGGCTCATAGCTGGCAGTCGGTGTTGGCGGGACAGAGTGGTATTCATACTATTGAGCACCTGGATGCTGAAAATTACAGCGTCAAAATCTGCGGAACGGTGAAAAACTTTAAGGCCGGGGATTATATGAATCCCAAAGATGCCCGCAAAATGGACGTTTTTATACAGTACGGTATGGTTGCTGGCATTGAAGCCATCAAAGATGCCGGGTTGGATGCAGAAGGCCTGATTACCGGGGGCAACGCCCATCGCTATGGCGTGGCTATTGGTTCTGGAATTGGTGGTCTGACAACGATTGAAAATAATTACAATACCCTGCAGAAAAGCGGACCTCGTCGTATATCTCCGTTTTTTATTCCGGCCGCCATTATTAATATGGCTGCGGGCTGGCTCTCCATGACCTACAACCTTCAGGGACCTAACTTCGCTACTTCGACAGCCTGTGCCAGTGGCAGTCATTCCATTGGGCTGGCAGCCAGAGCGATAGCTTACGGCGATGCCGACGTGATGGTGGCTGGCGGTACGGAAAAAGGTTCTTCCGCGCTGGGAATGACTGGTTTTGCCGCAGCCCGGGCATTGTCGAGCCGAAATAATGAGCCTGAGCTGGCCAGTCGTCCCTGGGATAAAGACCGGGATGGTTTTGTGTTGGGCGATGGTGCAGCTGTCGTGGTACTGGAAGAGTATGAACATGCGGTTCGTCGTGGTGCCACTATTTATGCTGAACTCAGTGGCGTCGGTATGAGTGGCGATGCCCATCACATGACGTCTCCACCTGAAGGTGGTCGTGGTGCCGCCAGGGCTATGCAGTCGGCTCTTGAAGATGCGGGCCTGAAACCTGAACAGGTGTCGTATATTAATGCCCATGGCACTTCAACGCCTGTGGGAGATATTGCTGAAACCAGGGCGATACATAAAGTGTTTGGTGCTCATGCTCATAAGCTGGCGGTTAGTTCTACCAAGTCGATGACCGGTCACCTGCTCGGCGCTGCCGGTTCTCTGGAAGCAGTTTTTGCCATCAAGTCTTTGCAGGAACAGCTGGCACCACCCACCATTAATCTGGTGAATCCTGACCAGGAGTGTGACCTCGATTATGTGCCGGATACATTCCGTAAAATTCAGGCTGAGCATGTGCTGACCAACTCATTCGGGTTTGGCGGCACTAATGTTACTCTGGCGTTTTCCCGGTTGGATTGA
- the acpP gene encoding acyl carrier protein, whose protein sequence is MSTIEERVKKIVCEQLGVKEEEVTISASFVEDLGADSLDTVELVMALEEEFETEIPDEEAEKITTVQEAVDYVVAHS, encoded by the coding sequence ATGAGCACCATTGAAGAGCGCGTCAAAAAGATCGTTTGCGAACAGCTTGGCGTAAAAGAAGAGGAAGTCACCATCAGTGCGTCTTTCGTAGAGGATCTGGGCGCGGACTCTCTGGATACAGTAGAGCTGGTGATGGCTCTGGAAGAGGAATTCGAAACTGAGATTCCTGATGAAGAAGCTGAGAAGATCACCACTGTTCAGGAAGCTGTCGACTACGTCGTAGCTCACTCCTGA
- the fabG gene encoding 3-oxoacyl-ACP reductase FabG — translation MSDFEGKVALVTGASRGIGRAIALELGRKGAIVVGTATTESGAEKISATFAEADVRGCGMALNVTSADNCVAVVKAVTEEFGAPQILVNNAGITRDNILMRMKEDEWESVIDTNLNAIYRMSKAVLRGMTKARWGRIINISSVVGSMGNGGQSNYAATKAAAEGFARSLAKEVGSRNITVNSVAPGFIDTDMTKELPEAQREALQSQIPAARLGQPEEIAAAVAFLASEPAGYITGETLHVNGGMYMS, via the coding sequence ATGTCTGATTTTGAAGGAAAAGTAGCGCTTGTTACCGGTGCCAGTCGGGGCATAGGTCGGGCGATTGCGCTGGAGTTGGGGCGCAAGGGTGCCATTGTTGTTGGGACTGCGACCACTGAAAGTGGGGCTGAAAAAATTTCTGCCACTTTTGCTGAAGCTGATGTTCGTGGCTGTGGCATGGCGCTGAATGTCACTTCTGCGGATAATTGCGTAGCGGTTGTAAAGGCAGTGACTGAAGAGTTTGGCGCGCCACAGATTCTGGTGAACAATGCCGGTATTACTCGTGACAATATCCTGATGCGTATGAAGGAGGATGAGTGGGAGTCGGTGATCGACACCAACCTGAATGCTATCTACCGCATGAGTAAAGCGGTACTGCGTGGTATGACTAAAGCCCGCTGGGGTCGCATTATCAATATCAGCTCTGTGGTTGGCTCCATGGGTAACGGTGGCCAGTCCAACTACGCGGCCACCAAGGCGGCGGCTGAAGGCTTTGCCCGGTCTCTGGCTAAAGAAGTAGGTTCCCGTAACATTACGGTAAACTCAGTAGCGCCAGGGTTTATCGACACGGATATGACCAAAGAGTTGCCGGAAGCTCAGCGTGAAGCGTTGCAGAGCCAGATTCCAGCGGCACGCCTTGGGCAGCCGGAAGAAATTGCTGCGGCAGTCGCTTTTCTGGCCAGCGAGCCAGCCGGTTACATTACCGGGGAAACCCTGCATGTTAATGGCGGCATGTACATGAGCTGA
- the fabD gene encoding ACP S-malonyltransferase, protein MDKLAFIFPGQGSQSVGMLAEHIETPVVQQTFAEASEVLGFDLLSLVTEGPAQVLNQTENTQPALLTASVALWRLWEQKSDGAKPAFLAGHSLGEYSALVCAGVMPFADAVRIVRQRGLFMQEAVPQGAGAMAAVLGLDDNAVLEICAAAAQGEVVEAVNFNAPGQVVIAGHVQAVERAAGLAKEAGARRAMLLPVSVPSHCALMKPAADKLAVELLSVELKAPEIPVIHNVTADTCSDPDQIRSNLVAQLYSPVRWVETINRFNESGVTRFVECGPGKVLAGLNKRIVRRTPVSVLESAAAFDELLATEE, encoded by the coding sequence ATGGATAAGCTTGCATTTATCTTCCCGGGCCAGGGATCACAGTCAGTCGGTATGCTGGCTGAACATATCGAAACGCCTGTCGTACAGCAGACCTTTGCGGAAGCTTCCGAAGTGCTGGGCTTTGACTTGCTCAGTCTGGTTACAGAAGGTCCTGCCCAGGTGCTGAACCAGACTGAGAATACTCAACCTGCACTGCTGACGGCCAGTGTTGCCCTGTGGCGTTTATGGGAGCAGAAGTCTGATGGCGCTAAACCCGCTTTCCTGGCCGGGCACAGTCTGGGCGAGTACTCGGCACTGGTCTGCGCCGGCGTTATGCCGTTTGCTGATGCCGTGCGTATTGTCCGTCAGCGTGGCCTGTTTATGCAGGAAGCCGTACCCCAGGGGGCCGGCGCCATGGCGGCGGTGCTGGGTCTGGACGATAACGCAGTGCTGGAAATCTGTGCCGCAGCGGCTCAGGGTGAAGTCGTTGAAGCAGTAAACTTCAACGCTCCGGGGCAGGTGGTTATTGCCGGTCATGTTCAGGCGGTTGAGCGTGCGGCAGGGCTGGCGAAAGAGGCGGGTGCCAGACGTGCCATGCTGTTGCCGGTCAGCGTGCCTTCCCATTGCGCCCTGATGAAACCGGCTGCTGATAAGCTGGCGGTTGAATTGCTGTCCGTTGAGTTGAAAGCCCCCGAAATACCAGTAATTCATAATGTGACCGCTGATACCTGCTCCGATCCGGATCAGATTCGCAGTAACCTGGTGGCACAGTTATACAGCCCTGTGCGTTGGGTAGAAACCATCAACCGTTTCAACGAATCGGGAGTCACTCGTTTTGTTGAGTGTGGTCCGGGCAAGGTGCTGGCAGGTCTGAACAAGCGTATTGTTCGTCGCACTCCGGTGTCTGTGCTGGAATCGGCGGCCGCTTTTGATGAGCTGCTGGCCACAGAAGAATGA
- the plsX gene encoding phosphate acyltransferase PlsX — translation MRVALDIMSGDESPRSRIRAALRALNAFSYLELLLVGDTDLLQSYLNDVGHYDRDRLSLVHTDATVAMDEKPSLALRTKRHSSMWQSLECVSDGRADACVSAGNTGALMAMGRFVLKTFAGVDRPAIAASVPSRNGSTLLLDVGANVDCTSMQLVQFAIMGSQLASAVHGIDRPRIGLLNVGTEEIKGNERVRVAHQRLSEHKQLNYIGYIEGHTIFSDHIDVVVCDGFAGNIALKTGEGVASLIADTLTEIFSRNLVTQGLAVLLSPLLKEFNRKVDPELHNGASLLGLRGTVIKSHGGADEKGFYRAICQAVREAGKDVPARLAADVEKMLL, via the coding sequence ATGCGGGTCGCACTTGATATCATGAGCGGGGACGAAAGTCCCCGTTCACGTATCCGGGCGGCGCTCAGGGCGCTGAACGCATTCAGCTATCTCGAACTTCTGCTGGTGGGTGATACCGACCTGCTGCAATCCTACCTTAATGATGTCGGGCATTATGACCGGGATCGACTCTCTTTAGTTCATACCGACGCTACCGTAGCAATGGATGAAAAGCCCTCTCTGGCTTTGCGAACCAAGCGACATTCGTCGATGTGGCAGTCGCTGGAGTGTGTGTCTGACGGGCGTGCAGATGCCTGCGTGTCGGCAGGTAATACCGGTGCGTTGATGGCCATGGGGCGGTTTGTCCTGAAAACCTTTGCTGGCGTGGATCGCCCGGCGATTGCTGCCAGTGTTCCCAGTCGAAACGGCAGTACTTTGCTGCTGGATGTTGGGGCTAATGTTGACTGTACCTCCATGCAGCTTGTTCAGTTTGCCATTATGGGGTCGCAGCTGGCGAGTGCGGTGCATGGTATCGACCGGCCAAGAATTGGTCTGTTAAACGTTGGCACAGAAGAAATAAAAGGCAACGAACGGGTTCGTGTCGCCCATCAGCGACTGAGTGAACATAAGCAGTTAAATTACATTGGCTATATCGAAGGGCATACTATTTTTTCAGACCATATCGATGTAGTGGTGTGTGATGGTTTTGCTGGCAATATTGCCCTGAAAACCGGAGAAGGCGTGGCCAGCCTGATCGCTGACACGCTGACCGAGATATTCAGTCGAAATCTTGTCACGCAAGGGTTAGCTGTATTACTCTCCCCCCTTCTCAAAGAATTCAACCGCAAGGTTGATCCGGAATTACATAATGGTGCCAGCCTGCTCGGTCTGCGGGGAACTGTGATCAAGAGTCATGGTGGTGCCGATGAAAAGGGCTTCTACCGGGCCATTTGTCAGGCAGTCCGGGAAGCTGGTAAGGATGTGCCTGCCAGACTGGCGGCTGATGTGGAAAAAATGCTGCTCTGA
- the rpmF gene encoding 50S ribosomal protein L32 codes for MAVQQNRKTRSRRDMRRSHDALTSAQLSVEAATGETHRRHHVSADGFYRGKKVVADK; via the coding sequence ATGGCTGTTCAACAAAACCGTAAAACCCGTTCCCGTCGCGACATGCGTCGTTCCCACGATGCCCTGACTTCTGCTCAGCTGTCTGTGGAAGCCGCTACCGGTGAAACTCACCGTCGCCACCACGTTTCTGCCGACGGTTTCTACCGTGGTAAGAAAGTCGTTGCTGACAAATAA
- a CDS encoding YceD family protein: MIIGQLPKAFDPRKLARQGRQFEGSLALEQFGQLVDSLADDKGEVKVSLHFYMSEDHRVILEGSVSATLKMICQRCLDVADIPVTADLRLMGVLTDEQARALPEDFDPMMMGEEPVELVPLLEEELLLALPIVAYHPPEDCLAQKSFTTESEEEAQAFAEQVEEERTSSNPFSVLAELKKDTTN; this comes from the coding sequence ATGATTATCGGGCAATTACCCAAAGCCTTTGATCCGCGAAAACTCGCGCGTCAAGGCAGGCAGTTTGAAGGTTCGCTGGCTCTGGAACAGTTTGGCCAGCTGGTGGACAGTCTGGCTGATGATAAGGGCGAGGTTAAGGTCTCACTTCATTTTTATATGAGCGAAGACCACAGGGTTATCCTGGAAGGCTCAGTGTCAGCAACGCTGAAAATGATTTGTCAGCGCTGTCTGGATGTAGCCGACATACCGGTAACTGCTGACCTCCGGCTGATGGGTGTGTTGACAGATGAGCAAGCCAGGGCTTTGCCGGAAGACTTTGACCCAATGATGATGGGCGAAGAACCGGTTGAGCTGGTGCCTCTGTTGGAAGAAGAGTTGTTACTGGCTCTTCCGATCGTTGCCTATCATCCACCTGAAGACTGCCTGGCTCAGAAAAGCTTTACCACTGAGTCGGAAGAAGAAGCTCAGGCCTTTGCTGAACAGGTAGAGGAAGAGCGGACAAGCAGTAACCCTTTCAGCGTGCTGGCCGAACTGAAAAAAGATACTACGAATTAG
- a CDS encoding Maf family protein — protein MKLLLASGSPYRKQLLERLELEFSCQAPNIDETPQPGETAKALALRLSEAKAQALAEDYPNYLIIASDQAAQLGQAILGKPGTHHRAIEQLMACSNQAVTFYTGLCLLNTKTGKQQLDCIPFTVHFRQLNRQQVESYIKKEEPLDCAGSFKCEGLGITLFTKMSGDDPNSLTGLPLIRLTDMLLNEGVSII, from the coding sequence ATGAAACTACTCCTTGCCTCCGGCTCCCCCTACCGAAAACAGCTGCTGGAACGACTTGAGCTTGAGTTCTCTTGCCAGGCTCCGAACATTGATGAAACACCCCAGCCGGGAGAAACCGCTAAAGCTCTGGCCCTGAGACTCTCAGAAGCTAAAGCGCAGGCCCTGGCGGAAGACTACCCGAACTATCTGATCATCGCTTCTGACCAGGCAGCCCAACTGGGGCAAGCCATTCTGGGCAAACCCGGCACCCACCACCGCGCGATTGAGCAGCTAATGGCCTGCAGCAATCAGGCAGTCACCTTTTATACAGGTCTTTGCCTACTGAACACCAAAACAGGCAAACAGCAACTTGACTGCATACCTTTTACCGTTCATTTCAGACAACTCAACAGACAACAGGTTGAAAGCTATATAAAGAAGGAAGAACCACTGGATTGCGCCGGCAGCTTTAAATGCGAAGGGCTGGGCATCACCTTGTTCACAAAGATGAGCGGCGACGACCCTAACAGCCTGACCGGACTCCCACTTATACGATTAACCGATATGCTGTTGAATGAAGGCGTTAGCATTATTTGA